A window of the Myxococcus fulvus genome harbors these coding sequences:
- the tolR gene encoding protein TolR — MGMGGGNRGGGRTTMSEINVTPMVDVMLVLLIIFMVTAPLIQQGVKVNLPETKAAPVEATEKKVVLSIDAGKKVYIGDAEVPLEELEAKLAANAKVQADKEVFLHADRDVPYGTVVEVMAAAQRAGINNVGMITDPSTGAKTSNTQSTSKKPKEAKR; from the coding sequence GCATGGGCGGAGGCAATCGCGGCGGTGGCCGCACCACGATGAGCGAGATCAACGTCACGCCCATGGTGGACGTGATGCTGGTGCTGCTCATCATCTTCATGGTGACCGCGCCCCTCATCCAGCAGGGCGTGAAGGTGAACCTGCCGGAGACCAAGGCGGCGCCGGTGGAGGCGACCGAGAAGAAGGTCGTGCTCTCCATCGACGCGGGCAAGAAGGTCTACATCGGCGACGCGGAGGTGCCGCTCGAGGAGCTGGAGGCGAAGCTGGCCGCCAACGCCAAGGTGCAGGCCGACAAGGAGGTCTTCCTCCACGCCGACCGGGACGTGCCCTACGGCACCGTCGTGGAGGTGATGGCGGCCGCCCAGCGCGCGGGCATCAACAACGTGGGGATGATCACGGACCCCTCCACGGGGGCCAAGACGTCCAACACGCAGTCGACCTCGAAGAAGCCCAAGGAGGCGAAGCGCTAG
- a CDS encoding TonB family protein: MHSAVSHSLLLSKSSRVSPFVIASVVGHVALLLAGMLYAHLNAGPKVDLTAQPIRATLVRQGKPRDSKLLPRKEALPPPPKQVNAPKPAPEAPPAPSSAAVAVPIPGVKPEPSSAPKPTPVKGEKDGEDRRKRLFGAFDKTAKASEEEPEGAEDGDPDGDSATAEGERYFGLLQAQVRRNYSVADTIPESERLHLKALVALRLGRAGEVLDVSLTKPSGNDLFDSAVVAAVRKASPFSPPPDHLRDALQKNGVNLMFNAL; this comes from the coding sequence ATGCATTCCGCGGTGAGCCACAGCCTGCTCCTCAGCAAGAGCTCACGGGTGTCGCCGTTCGTCATCGCGTCGGTGGTGGGGCACGTGGCCCTGCTGCTGGCGGGGATGCTGTACGCCCACCTCAACGCCGGGCCCAAGGTGGACCTCACCGCGCAGCCCATCCGCGCCACGCTGGTGCGCCAGGGCAAGCCGCGCGACTCCAAGCTCCTGCCGCGCAAGGAAGCGCTGCCGCCGCCGCCCAAGCAGGTGAACGCGCCCAAGCCCGCGCCCGAGGCGCCGCCCGCGCCCTCCTCCGCCGCCGTCGCGGTGCCCATCCCCGGCGTCAAGCCGGAGCCGTCGTCGGCGCCCAAGCCCACGCCCGTGAAGGGTGAGAAGGACGGCGAGGACCGGCGCAAGCGGCTGTTCGGCGCGTTCGACAAGACGGCCAAGGCGTCGGAAGAAGAGCCCGAGGGCGCCGAGGACGGCGACCCGGACGGCGACTCGGCCACCGCCGAGGGCGAGCGCTACTTCGGACTCTTGCAGGCGCAGGTGCGCCGCAACTACAGCGTCGCGGACACGATTCCGGAGTCCGAGCGGCTGCACCTCAAGGCCCTCGTGGCGCTGCGGCTGGGGCGCGCGGGCGAGGTGCTGGACGTGAGCCTCACCAAGCCCAGCGGCAATGATTTGTTCGACTCGGCGGTCGTCGCCGCCGTGCGCAAGGCCTCACCCTTCTCGCCTCCTCCCGACCACCTCCGAGACGCGCTGCAGAAGAACGGCGTCAACCTGATGTTCAACGCCCTATGA
- a CDS encoding LpqB family beta-propeller domain-containing protein — protein sequence MKALLLSLLLVPLAAFAQTPTIEISGANFRPLPVAVAAPLTQNEGAKGTANAFDTAFTFDLTASGILQVLDRKSFTADPKEGMAAGTITFSRWADVGAEALVKVSLADDAGTLRGELRLYNVGTGREDLKVTKDAPVKNPSLLAHRLADALYRHFTREPSPFLSRIAYVKKAGNNRDIAVADWDGGNAVTLTKGGINILPSLSQDGAQVAYTSYRKNRPDLWVQRPGGDARMVVSDGQMITGGAFSPDGKRLAYSQADGESAQIYVANADGSGAKAVTDTPYGLNTSPTWSPDGKRIAFVSNRGGSPQIYIMGADGSGVRRLTFQGNYNQTPDWSPRGDLIVFTARDERNAFDLFTIHVETGKVTRLTQDQGNNEEPAFSPNGRLVLFSSTRAGGTQLFVMTADGNNQLPLRAEKGTLLTPDWAPLADSQP from the coding sequence ATGAAAGCCCTGCTCCTCTCCCTCCTCCTCGTCCCGCTGGCGGCCTTCGCCCAGACGCCGACCATCGAAATCTCCGGCGCCAACTTCCGCCCGCTGCCGGTGGCGGTGGCCGCGCCCCTCACCCAGAACGAGGGCGCCAAGGGCACGGCGAACGCGTTCGACACCGCCTTCACCTTCGACCTCACCGCGTCCGGCATCCTCCAGGTGCTGGACCGCAAGAGCTTCACGGCCGACCCCAAGGAGGGCATGGCCGCGGGCACCATCACCTTCAGCCGCTGGGCGGACGTGGGCGCCGAGGCGCTGGTGAAGGTCTCACTGGCGGACGACGCCGGCACGCTGCGCGGAGAGCTGCGCCTGTACAACGTGGGCACCGGCCGCGAGGACCTCAAGGTGACCAAGGACGCGCCGGTGAAGAACCCGTCGCTCCTGGCCCACCGGCTGGCGGACGCGCTCTACCGGCACTTCACCCGCGAGCCCAGCCCCTTCCTGTCGCGCATCGCCTATGTGAAGAAGGCGGGCAACAACCGCGACATCGCCGTGGCGGACTGGGATGGCGGCAACGCCGTGACGCTCACCAAGGGCGGCATCAACATCCTGCCCTCGCTGAGCCAGGACGGCGCGCAGGTGGCCTATACGTCGTACCGCAAGAACCGGCCGGACCTCTGGGTGCAGCGCCCGGGTGGCGATGCGCGCATGGTGGTCTCCGACGGGCAGATGATCACCGGCGGCGCGTTCTCCCCGGACGGCAAGCGCCTGGCGTACTCGCAGGCCGACGGCGAGAGCGCGCAAATCTACGTGGCCAACGCGGACGGCTCGGGCGCCAAGGCCGTCACCGACACGCCCTATGGCCTGAACACCAGCCCCACCTGGTCTCCCGATGGCAAGCGCATCGCCTTCGTGTCCAACCGCGGTGGCAGCCCGCAAATCTACATCATGGGCGCGGACGGCTCCGGCGTGCGGCGGCTCACCTTCCAGGGCAACTACAACCAGACGCCGGACTGGTCTCCGCGCGGCGACCTCATCGTCTTCACCGCGCGCGACGAGCGCAACGCGTTCGACCTGTTCACCATCCACGTCGAGACAGGCAAGGTGACGCGCCTGACGCAGGACCAGGGCAACAACGAGGAGCCCGCGTTCTCCCCCAACGGCCGGCTGGTGCTCTTCTCCTCCACGCGCGCGGGCGGCACGCAGCTGTTCGTGATGACGGCGGACGGCAACAACCAGCTCCCCCTGCGGGCGGAGAAGGGCACGCTGTTGACGCCCGACTGGGCGCCGCTCGCGGACAGCCAGCCGTAG